The Amblyomma americanum isolate KBUSLIRL-KWMA chromosome 3, ASM5285725v1, whole genome shotgun sequence genome window below encodes:
- the LOC144124497 gene encoding uncharacterized protein LOC144124497 produces the protein MSDIVYPGRLWESNLTKLPPLRRAHIDAYVSRLTATTKCQRKAYKLVTESYVVTSSVSANYSCATDNMVFVKANCHRSQRKTKPPYAVSVALSLQGDVLGGQCECAAGKYVRHHLQAVLRIVALLQEKGFSEAAAHMSSTDSPQRWRVPRTNPLRGTSVQKIDWRKVAEGGQAVPRSSKVYSSHAASEPLEQQEDCIKAFADALNTSSGMQHFASVLQAADCSEVVETRYGKRIKGCLLSYQQSLVPHGFSVLMSDNLRSRQPLLWETAEPFVCFSGLTPWQVPYPVDGATAAVLKGIVVTPAEAQLERASRKQRNSTAWFHAHSHRLTASHFGVVMSCKKWTEKGLANLTAMKDLSRVRAIRYGIANESDAILRYKDTMIAAGHPVEIINCGILVNPTKPWLGASPDAIAFDPCEPFPWGTVEVKCPYSLKDATKEDLLSQDFFVEFDENCLPTLKKDHEHYMRVLGQMGVTQTQWADFVVFGPHFLIVQRLRFCEEEWSNMEAVLNSFYFNTLLPFMVKQLKDNKM, from the exons ATGAGTGATATCGTGTATCCGGGGCGTTTATGGGAGAGCAACTTGACCAAGTTGCCGCCGCTTCGGAGGGCACACATCGATGCATACGTGTCGCGGTTGACAGCGACCACGAAATGTCAGCGGAAAGCATACAAGCTCGTCACCGAAAGCTACGTCGTCACGTCATCTGTGTCAGCGAATTATTCCTGCGCAAC CGACAATATGGTATTTGTGAAGGCCAACTGCCACAGAAGCCAGAGGAAGACGAAGCCACCATATGCAGTTTCAGTGGCCTTGTCTCTGCAAGGTGACGTGCTTGGCGGACAATGTGAATGTGCTGCTGGAAAGTATGTGCGTCACCACTTACAAGCAGTGCTAAGGATTGTCGCGCTGCTTCAGGAAAAAGGATTCTCTGAGGCAGCAGCTCATATGTCATCCACTGACTCGCCTCAGCGGTGGCGAGTCCCAAGAACAAATCCATTACGAGGAACCAGTGTCCAAAAAATCGACTGGCGAAAAGTTGCAGAAGGCGGGCAAGCTGTTCCCCGCAGCTCAAAGGTATACAGCAGTCATGCTGCAAGTGAGCCACTGGAGCAGCAAGAAGATTGCATAAAAGCATTTGCTGATGCCTTGAACACATCGAGTGGAATGCAACATTTTGCTAGTGTGCTTCaagctgccgactgcagtgaAGTGGTCGAAACCAGATACGGCAAGCGGATAAAAGGTTGTCTGCTGAGTTACCAACAGTCGCTTGTGCCGCATGGGTTTTCTGTGCTTATGTCAGACAACCTAAGAAGCAGGCAGCCACTGCTGTGGGAGACAGCTGAACCCTTTGTGTGCTTCAGTGGCCTGACACCGTGGCAGGTTCCTTACCCAGTGGATGGAGCTACTGCGGCAGTGCTTAAG GGGATAGTTGTTACACCTGCTGAAGCCCAACTGGAGAGGGCCTCCAGAAAACAAAGGAACAGCACAGCTTGGTTTCACGCCCATAGCCATCGATTGACGGCGTCCCACTTTGGCGTAGTCATGAGCTGCAAAAAATGGACGGAGAAAGGGCTAGCAAACCTAACAGCTATGAAGGACCTATCCCGTGTGAGGGCTATCAG ATATGGAATTGCGAATGAAAGTGATGCAATCCTGCGATATAAGGACACCATGATCGCTGCAGGCCATCCTGTTGAAATAATTAACTGTGGAATCTTGGTGAACCCCACAAAACCATGGCTGGGTGCATCACCAGATGCAATTGCCTTTGACCCCTGTGAGCCCTTCCCGTGGGGTACCGTGGAAGTGAAGTGCCCCTATTCTCTGAAGGATGCTACAAAAGAAGACCTTCTGTCTCAAGACTTTTTCGTCGAGTTTGACGAGAACTGCCTGCCAACACTCAAGAAGGACCATGAACACTATATGCGGGTGCTCGGCCAGATGGGTGTTACCCAGACACAGTGGGCAGACTTCGTAGTGTTCGGGCCGCACTTCCTCATTGTCCAGAGGTTGCGTTTCTGTGAAGAAGAATGGAGCAACATGGAAGCCGTATTGAACAGCTTTTATTTCAACACACTGTTGCCTTTTATGGTGAAGCAGCTCAAGGACAATAAAATGTAA